One Clostridia bacterium DNA window includes the following coding sequences:
- a CDS encoding 1-deoxy-D-xylulose-5-phosphate reductoisomerase — protein MKKVAVLGSTGSVGRQTLEVIRAHADELSACALSCHTNTRLMQEQARQFGVKTLVFTQNIECEGTVYSGEDALVRYAAEGDYDILVVAVGGLSGLKPTLAALHRDKIVCLANKESLVCGGRFVMDAVISSNGVLLPVDSEHSAVWQSLEGNRYRDIKRIILTASGGALRDYPLDKLPLATPREVLAHPNWAMGDKITVDCATMVNKAFEVVEAHYLFDVPYEDIDVLVHRESVVHSMVELRDNSVKAQLGVPDMRLPIQYALLYPARRPSLVSALDLVGRSLTFEGLDEARYPAFRCVVDASAQSTAKAVAAVAADEAAVKAFLDGHIPLGGIHTILQRAVDAFDGNVRDLADVWRIYAEAAQTAKEGLC, from the coding sequence ATGAAAAAAGTAGCCGTATTGGGTAGCACCGGCTCGGTGGGGCGGCAGACCCTCGAGGTGATACGCGCACACGCGGACGAATTGTCGGCGTGCGCCCTGTCTTGTCATACGAACACGCGCCTTATGCAAGAGCAAGCGCGGCAATTCGGGGTTAAAACCCTCGTTTTTACGCAAAATATAGAGTGCGAAGGCACCGTCTATTCGGGCGAGGACGCCTTGGTGCGCTACGCCGCCGAAGGCGATTACGATATATTGGTGGTCGCCGTGGGCGGTTTGAGCGGGCTCAAGCCTACGCTCGCGGCCCTGCACCGCGACAAAATCGTGTGTTTGGCCAACAAGGAGAGTTTGGTGTGCGGCGGGCGTTTCGTCATGGACGCCGTCATTTCGTCCAATGGCGTTTTGCTGCCCGTGGACAGCGAGCACAGCGCGGTATGGCAGAGCCTCGAGGGCAATCGCTACCGCGATATCAAGCGCATCATTCTCACGGCTTCGGGCGGCGCGTTGCGGGATTATCCTTTGGATAAATTGCCCCTCGCCACGCCCCGCGAGGTGCTGGCGCACCCCAATTGGGCCATGGGCGACAAGATAACGGTGGATTGCGCCACCATGGTCAACAAGGCCTTCGAGGTGGTGGAGGCGCATTATCTGTTCGACGTGCCGTACGAGGATATCGACGTATTGGTGCACCGCGAGAGCGTCGTGCACAGCATGGTGGAGTTGCGGGACAATTCGGTCAAAGCGCAGTTGGGCGTGCCCGATATGCGGTTGCCCATTCAATACGCCTTGCTGTATCCCGCGCGTCGCCCGTCTTTGGTGAGCGCGTTGGATCTGGTCGGGCGTTCGCTTACCTTCGAGGGGTTGGACGAGGCGCGTTATCCCGCTTTCCGTTGCGTAGTGGACGCCTCAGCGCAATCTACCGCCAAAGCGGTGGCGGCGGTGGCCGCGGACGAAGCGGCGGTCAAAGCCTTCCTCGACGGGCATATCCCCTTGGGCGGCATACATACAATATTACAACGTGCTGTCGACGCGTTCGACGGCAACGTGCGCGACCTTGCGGACGTGTGGCGTATCTACGCCGAAGCGGCGCAAACGGCGAAGGAAGGATTATGTTAG
- a CDS encoding phosphatidate cytidylyltransferase, which produces MNENEKEVTNIGEERETEERAADTVASVPAPATSEPKPKKGMSSGLKRLLTGLCLLGVMLTFLLYFRTLSVHSFDLIGMFFIVMGGLEMYKALRSGGHNVMLAPLIVFFVAVYPLFWFFYTEGIMIATAVAACVALGIFTFKHTHSLTDLGLTVLNIVYPCVFVAMIMAVNLRAGNLLAILLMLAVPLASDAAAYFVGSKFGKRKLCPTISPKKSVEGLYGGVAGALIAGAAVMLLFDVFHVFDGFNNIGLTALSDKLWVSILLYALLSVLVMIAGMAGDLAASWIKRQVGIKDYGKIFPGHGGVMDRMDSVIFAMPIVYLFFTVYNLIVA; this is translated from the coding sequence ATGAACGAAAACGAAAAAGAAGTGACGAATATCGGCGAAGAACGAGAGACGGAAGAGAGAGCGGCGGATACGGTCGCCTCGGTCCCCGCGCCCGCTACGAGCGAACCGAAACCGAAGAAAGGTATGTCCTCGGGGCTCAAACGCCTGCTGACGGGCCTGTGCCTTTTGGGCGTAATGCTCACGTTTTTGCTGTATTTCCGCACGCTGAGCGTGCATTCTTTCGATCTCATCGGTATGTTCTTCATCGTGATGGGCGGATTGGAGATGTACAAGGCTCTTCGCTCGGGCGGGCACAACGTGATGCTCGCGCCCCTTATCGTCTTTTTCGTGGCGGTCTATCCCCTGTTTTGGTTCTTCTATACCGAAGGTATCATGATAGCCACCGCCGTAGCCGCGTGCGTGGCGTTGGGCATATTCACCTTCAAGCACACGCATTCGCTCACCGATTTGGGACTGACCGTCCTCAATATCGTATATCCTTGCGTTTTCGTGGCCATGATCATGGCCGTCAACCTGCGCGCGGGCAACTTGCTGGCCATTTTGTTGATGCTGGCGGTGCCTTTGGCTTCGGACGCCGCCGCCTACTTCGTAGGCAGTAAGTTCGGCAAGCGCAAATTGTGCCCCACCATCAGCCCCAAGAAGTCGGTCGAAGGTCTCTACGGCGGTGTGGCGGGCGCCTTGATTGCGGGCGCGGCCGTTATGCTTTTGTTCGACGTGTTTCACGTCTTCGACGGTTTCAACAATATTGGGCTCACGGCGCTTAGCGACAAGTTGTGGGTGAGCATATTGCTGTATGCGCTTCTCAGCGTTTTGGTGATGATCGCCGGTATGGCGGGCGACCTCGCGGCCAGTTGGATCAAGAGGCAGGTCGGCATCAAGGACTATGGCAAGATTTTCCCCGGGCACGGCGGTGTGATGGACCGTATGGACAGCGTGATTTTCGCTATGCCCATCGTCTATTTGTTCTTCACCGTCTACAATCTTATCGTCGCATGA
- a CDS encoding YlmC/YmxH family sporulation protein: MEISFGELRAKEVVNMSDGKKFGHIIDLSLSLAGQVLGILLPADKCVFKTIGDAKCIFVPWRQVCRIGDDVILVDLNVKALPPM, translated from the coding sequence ATGGAAATATCTTTCGGCGAATTGAGAGCAAAAGAAGTCGTCAATATGTCGGACGGCAAAAAGTTCGGTCACATCATAGATTTGTCCCTTTCTCTTGCGGGTCAGGTGCTCGGCATCTTGCTCCCGGCGGACAAGTGTGTGTTCAAAACGATAGGGGACGCTAAGTGCATTTTCGTGCCGTGGCGCCAGGTATGCCGCATAGGCGACGACGTGATTTTGGTGGATCTGAACGTAAAAGCGTTGCCGCCCATGTGA
- a CDS encoding sigma-70 family RNA polymerase sigma factor, which produces MTFFACYAPDDVGGGFAKPLPKEKEKAYFEQLAKGDKHALDVLVKHNMRLVVHVVRRYQGVADNEEIISIGSMGLIKAIHSFRVERGTQFSTYAAKCIENEILMYIRWTKHDRQNVSLYAPVGVDKDGNEVTYIDTLYNEGEDIGKAAEEEEVKAIVCRVLGALTERERRIIVSRYGLFDQPVLSQRQIAERENISRSYISRIEKKALGKMRAYCEEHGLTDIL; this is translated from the coding sequence ATGACGTTTTTTGCTTGCTATGCTCCGGACGACGTGGGCGGCGGTTTTGCCAAACCTCTGCCCAAAGAAAAAGAAAAAGCCTATTTTGAACAACTCGCCAAGGGGGACAAACACGCCTTGGACGTGTTGGTCAAACACAATATGCGCCTCGTGGTGCACGTCGTCAGACGCTATCAGGGGGTGGCGGACAACGAAGAAATCATCAGCATAGGCTCGATGGGGCTAATCAAGGCCATTCATTCTTTTCGCGTGGAGCGGGGCACGCAATTCTCAACCTACGCTGCCAAATGTATCGAAAACGAAATATTGATGTATATTCGATGGACCAAGCACGACAGGCAGAACGTGTCCCTGTACGCGCCCGTCGGCGTGGACAAAGACGGCAACGAGGTGACCTATATCGACACGTTGTACAACGAAGGCGAGGATATCGGCAAAGCCGCCGAGGAAGAGGAAGTCAAAGCCATCGTGTGCCGCGTGCTCGGCGCGTTGACCGAGCGCGAGCGGCGCATCATCGTCAGCCGCTACGGATTGTTCGACCAACCCGTCCTGTCCCAAAGGCAGATTGCCGAACGCGAAAACATATCGCGCTCGTACATATCTCGTATCGAGAAGAAGGCGCTGGGCAAAATGCGCGCTTATTGCGAAGAGCACGGATTGACGGATATTTTGTAG
- the rpsB gene encoding 30S ribosomal protein S2 — MAVVIMQNLLEAGVHFGHQTRTWNPKMNQYIYTARNGIHIINLEKTVDQIEKAYAFVRDTLAADNGKKVLFVGTKKQAQDAIREEAERCGMFYINERWLGGTLTNWKTIKTRIDRLKEITNMELSGELSLRSKKEASDLLKERDDLEKNLGGIKNMGGLPDIIFIVDVEKEHIAVSEAKKLGIKIVALVDTKCDPDPIDYVIPGNDDAVRAVKLVTSIIANAVIEGKEGVSFDAAAATEQATESDVDADADADAE, encoded by the coding sequence ATGGCAGTAGTTATCATGCAAAATTTGTTGGAAGCCGGCGTACACTTCGGTCACCAGACCCGCACTTGGAACCCCAAGATGAATCAGTACATTTACACGGCTCGTAACGGTATCCACATCATCAATCTCGAGAAGACCGTGGACCAAATCGAAAAGGCTTATGCTTTCGTGCGCGACACGTTGGCCGCCGACAACGGCAAGAAAGTCTTGTTCGTCGGCACCAAGAAGCAGGCGCAGGACGCCATCCGCGAGGAAGCAGAGCGTTGCGGTATGTTCTACATCAACGAGCGTTGGTTGGGCGGTACCTTGACCAACTGGAAAACCATCAAAACCCGTATCGATCGCTTGAAAGAGATCACCAATATGGAGCTTTCGGGTGAGTTGAGCCTTCGTTCCAAGAAAGAGGCCAGCGATTTGCTGAAAGAGCGCGACGACCTCGAGAAGAACTTGGGCGGCATCAAGAACATGGGCGGTCTGCCCGACATCATCTTCATCGTTGACGTCGAGAAAGAGCACATCGCCGTGTCCGAAGCCAAGAAACTCGGCATCAAGATCGTGGCCTTGGTCGACACCAAGTGCGATCCCGATCCCATCGACTACGTTATCCCCGGCAACGACGACGCCGTGCGTGCCGTCAAGTTGGTGACTTCCATTATCGCCAACGCCGTCATCGAAGGCAAAGAGGGCGTGTCGTTCGACGCGGCCGCGGCCACTGAGCAAGCAACCGAGAGTGACGTCGACGCCGACGCCGACGCAGACGCAGAATAA
- a CDS encoding site-2 protease family protein, which produces MLALLMADAKSVFTTIGYIIVALLTLMVMIVVHEFGHYSVGKLLKFKINEFSIGFGPPLIKHKKKNGEIFSIRLIPLGGFCAFEGEDKDSTVEGAFNAQKPWKRILVLLAGVTFNFISAFLILTVAFCIYGYTLPAVAKFNAPVEEGVKFTLEEGDIIYQINGKNVYTLVDSNVAGIVKDLDDGPVEMTVLRNVKPQFVGKGVVFSKGEKVKVTGYLGQYYSTDADGNVTTYRGIGIMTSYVSYRAGFWQSFAYGVVFCVQVVVFLFQTIGGMFTGLVAVKGNLGGPITTVGIIASSVATGGFRSILVLLGMMSANIAIMNVLPLPALDGSRVVFTVIEWIRGKPIPRKVEAIIHFVGLILLFGATILFDILNLGMIAKLF; this is translated from the coding sequence ATGTTAGCATTATTGATGGCGGACGCCAAGTCCGTCTTTACGACAATCGGATATATTATCGTGGCGCTGTTGACCTTGATGGTGATGATCGTCGTGCACGAGTTCGGGCATTATTCCGTGGGAAAATTGCTCAAATTCAAGATAAACGAGTTCTCCATCGGGTTCGGGCCGCCCCTTATCAAGCACAAAAAGAAAAACGGCGAAATCTTTTCCATCCGTTTGATTCCGTTGGGCGGTTTTTGCGCCTTCGAGGGAGAGGACAAGGACAGCACGGTAGAGGGCGCGTTCAATGCGCAGAAACCGTGGAAGCGCATTTTGGTATTGCTGGCGGGCGTCACGTTCAACTTTATCTCCGCCTTTTTGATCTTGACCGTGGCCTTTTGTATCTACGGATATACCTTGCCCGCCGTGGCCAAGTTCAACGCGCCCGTCGAGGAGGGCGTGAAGTTCACCCTCGAAGAGGGGGATATCATCTACCAAATCAACGGCAAAAACGTGTATACTTTGGTGGATTCCAACGTGGCGGGCATTGTCAAAGACCTCGACGACGGTCCCGTGGAAATGACCGTATTGCGCAATGTCAAGCCCCAATTCGTGGGCAAAGGCGTCGTGTTCAGCAAAGGGGAAAAGGTCAAAGTGACGGGCTACCTCGGCCAATACTATTCCACGGACGCGGACGGCAACGTGACGACCTATCGCGGCATAGGCATCATGACCTCGTACGTCAGTTATCGCGCGGGATTTTGGCAGTCTTTTGCCTACGGCGTGGTGTTCTGCGTGCAGGTGGTCGTGTTCCTCTTCCAGACCATAGGCGGTATGTTCACGGGTTTGGTCGCCGTCAAGGGCAATTTGGGCGGCCCCATCACCACCGTTGGCATCATCGCCAGCAGCGTGGCGACGGGCGGCTTCCGCAGTATCTTGGTGCTTTTGGGTATGATGAGCGCCAATATCGCCATTATGAACGTATTGCCGCTGCCCGCGTTGGACGGCTCGCGCGTGGTGTTCACCGTCATCGAATGGATACGCGGCAAGCCCATACCGCGCAAGGTAGAGGCGATCATTCACTTTGTCGGCCTTATCCTGTTGTTCGGCGCGACCATATTGTTTGACATACTCAATTTGGGCATGATAGCCAAATTGTTTTGA
- a CDS encoding DUF1292 domain-containing protein, with amino-acid sequence MKNEESDIMQTEDGVETIELTDESGKKHTFEIVLHVPYEDKHYVIMHPLDKYPGLDEDSCAIFEMIDDGQSDTVTIIPEEDDDILDTVYAIYVEWATNVEREGCNGVCEGCPGCGSGDDED; translated from the coding sequence ATGAAAAACGAAGAAAGTGATATCATGCAAACGGAAGACGGCGTCGAAACCATCGAGTTGACGGACGAATCGGGCAAAAAACACACGTTCGAGATCGTGTTGCACGTCCCCTACGAGGACAAGCACTACGTCATCATGCATCCTTTGGATAAGTACCCCGGATTGGACGAGGACTCCTGCGCCATCTTCGAGATGATCGACGACGGACAGTCGGACACCGTTACCATTATCCCCGAAGAGGACGACGATATTTTGGACACGGTCTACGCCATCTACGTGGAGTGGGCCACCAACGTGGAGCGCGAAGGGTGCAACGGCGTGTGCGAGGGTTGCCCCGGTTGCGGTTCAGGCGACGACGAGGACTGA
- the ruvX gene encoding Holliday junction resolvase RuvX produces MRILALDIGDVRIGLAVSDPLGITANPLETYVRKKNDEEADCAYIAALAKERGVDKFVLGLPINMDGTEGVRVEKTRAFAACLAKHSDLPIDYQDERLTTVTAERVLIEQGVRREKRKDVIDKVAATIILRCYLDRH; encoded by the coding sequence ATGAGAATATTGGCATTGGACATAGGCGACGTGCGTATCGGTTTGGCCGTCTCCGACCCTTTGGGCATCACCGCCAACCCGTTGGAAACCTACGTGCGCAAGAAGAACGACGAAGAGGCCGATTGCGCCTATATCGCTGCTTTGGCCAAGGAGCGCGGGGTGGATAAATTCGTCCTCGGGTTACCCATCAATATGGACGGCACGGAGGGCGTGCGCGTGGAGAAAACGCGGGCGTTCGCCGCGTGTTTGGCGAAGCATAGCGACCTGCCCATCGACTATCAGGACGAGCGGCTGACCACGGTGACCGCCGAGCGCGTTTTGATCGAGCAGGGCGTGCGGCGCGAGAAGCGCAAAGACGTCATTGACAAAGTAGCGGCAACCATCATTTTGCGTTGCTATTTAGACAGACATTAG
- the tsf gene encoding translation elongation factor Ts, with protein MSFTANDVKELREKTGVGMMDCKKALTEADGDMEKAIEILREKGMATAKKKESRVASEGVVDSYIHMGGKIGVLVEVNCETDFVARADNFKAFVHDIALQIAAANPIYVSEAEVPQEVLEHEKQILRVQALNEGKPEKIIDRMVEGRIKKYYEDFCLLDQKFVKDADKTIQQYLNETIASIGEKITIRRFVRFVMGEGLEKKADTFADEIQKAVDSVNK; from the coding sequence ATGAGTTTCACCGCTAATGACGTAAAAGAATTGAGAGAGAAGACCGGCGTAGGCATGATGGATTGCAAAAAGGCCCTGACCGAAGCCGACGGCGATATGGAAAAAGCCATCGAGATCTTGCGCGAGAAAGGCATGGCCACCGCCAAGAAGAAAGAGAGCCGCGTAGCCAGCGAAGGCGTGGTTGACAGCTACATTCACATGGGCGGCAAGATCGGCGTGTTGGTCGAAGTCAACTGCGAGACCGACTTCGTTGCGCGTGCCGACAACTTCAAAGCGTTCGTGCACGACATCGCGTTGCAAATCGCCGCCGCCAACCCCATCTACGTTTCCGAGGCCGAAGTGCCCCAAGAAGTGTTGGAACATGAGAAGCAAATTCTCCGTGTGCAAGCCCTCAACGAAGGCAAGCCCGAGAAGATTATCGACAGAATGGTGGAAGGTCGCATCAAGAAGTATTACGAGGACTTCTGCTTGCTCGACCAAAAGTTCGTCAAAGACGCCGACAAGACCATCCAACAATACCTCAACGAGACCATCGCCTCCATCGGCGAGAAGATCACCATCCGCCGCTTCGTGCGCTTCGTGATGGGCGAAGGTTTGGAAAAGAAAGCCGACACCTTTGCGGACGAGATCCAAAAGGCTGTTGACTCCGTCAACAAGTAA
- a CDS encoding replication-associated recombination protein A produces the protein MDLFDCMQNNAPRPLSVRLRPSSLDDFVGQRHLVGEGTLLRRAIQADRLGSCIFYGPPGTGKTTLANIIARSTNAHYEQLNAVSSGVADAKRVIDEAKDRLRMYGKRTYLVLDECHRWNKAQSDCVLGAIEAGDIIFIGSTTENPYVSMTKAIVSRCRIFEFKPLSNEDVILAMRRALTAKEGLADYRPKVSDEVLRHFAWAAAGDLRTALNALELAVLTTPLNADGETEVTIEIAEQSIQKPALSVDESMYYDFISAFIKSMRGSDADAALYWAERLIEAGCDPMLICRRVVIHAAEDVGMANPQALVVAVSAMHAFQNIGLPEGRIPLAEAIIYVSESSKSNSVVEALAAATDAAVKTRDDNVPMYLRDPNYKSERVEGYKYPHSFGGWVEQQYLPDSLKDAEFYVPSQNGEEKTLIRAKKIKRNKG, from the coding sequence ATGGATTTGTTCGATTGTATGCAAAACAATGCGCCGCGCCCCTTGTCCGTGCGGCTCCGTCCGTCCTCTTTGGACGACTTCGTAGGTCAACGCCACCTGGTAGGCGAGGGCACGCTTTTGCGTCGCGCCATTCAGGCGGACAGGTTGGGTAGTTGCATTTTTTACGGCCCCCCGGGGACGGGCAAGACCACGTTGGCCAATATCATCGCTCGATCCACCAACGCCCATTACGAGCAGCTCAACGCCGTGTCTTCGGGCGTCGCGGACGCCAAGCGCGTCATCGACGAGGCCAAAGACAGGTTGCGTATGTACGGCAAGCGCACCTATTTGGTATTGGACGAATGCCACCGCTGGAACAAGGCGCAGTCCGACTGCGTGTTGGGCGCCATCGAGGCGGGCGACATCATTTTCATCGGTTCCACGACCGAGAATCCCTACGTTTCCATGACCAAGGCCATCGTGTCGCGTTGCCGCATTTTCGAGTTTAAACCCCTCTCCAACGAGGACGTCATTCTGGCCATGCGCCGCGCGTTGACCGCCAAAGAGGGGCTTGCGGACTATCGTCCCAAAGTGTCCGACGAGGTTTTGCGTCATTTCGCTTGGGCGGCGGCGGGCGATTTGCGCACCGCGCTCAACGCGTTGGAGTTGGCCGTTCTCACCACGCCCCTCAATGCGGACGGGGAGACAGAGGTCACCATCGAGATTGCCGAGCAATCCATTCAAAAGCCCGCGCTTTCGGTGGACGAAAGTATGTACTACGACTTCATTTCGGCGTTCATCAAGAGTATGCGCGGCTCGGATGCGGACGCCGCACTGTATTGGGCCGAGCGATTGATCGAGGCGGGGTGCGACCCCATGCTCATTTGTCGCCGCGTGGTCATTCACGCCGCCGAGGACGTGGGCATGGCCAATCCGCAGGCGTTGGTCGTGGCCGTGTCGGCGATGCACGCTTTCCAAAATATCGGTCTGCCCGAAGGGCGCATTCCGTTGGCCGAGGCCATCATCTACGTCAGCGAGTCTTCCAAGAGCAATTCGGTGGTGGAGGCGTTGGCGGCGGCGACCGATGCGGCCGTCAAAACGCGGGACGACAACGTGCCCATGTACTTGCGCGACCCCAATTACAAGTCCGAACGCGTCGAGGGATACAAGTATCCCCATTCGTTCGGCGGCTGGGTGGAGCAGCAGTATTTGCCCGACAGTCTCAAAGACGCCGAGTTTTACGTGCCCTCGCAAAACGGAGAGGAAAAGACGCTTATACGAGCGAAGAAAATCAAGAGGAACAAAGGATGA
- a CDS encoding sigma-70 family RNA polymerase sigma factor — translation MAYKVKLCGIDTSALPQMSTAESNRILEEIAAGDDTHRDYFLTSNLRLVLSIIHRFNFDSDRAEDVFQVGCWGLVKALNNFDPKYGVLFSTYAVPMIIGEIRRYLRESTALKVSRSMRDTAYQVMQAKEALRLADVYEPTYDQIAAYIGIDTSEIVCALDAMADPISIDEPAFADGDESATVRDQIAECKDREEKMVEHIALEKALTYLTPKEREIIDLRYYQGRTQTEISRMQGVSQAQISRIESAAIRRLRQYML, via the coding sequence ATGGCCTACAAAGTAAAACTATGCGGCATAGACACGTCGGCGCTGCCGCAAATGAGCACCGCCGAAAGCAATCGCATTTTGGAAGAGATCGCCGCGGGCGACGACACCCACCGCGACTACTTCCTCACCTCCAATCTGCGCTTGGTATTGAGCATCATTCATCGTTTTAATTTCGACAGCGACCGCGCCGAAGACGTATTTCAAGTGGGATGCTGGGGGTTGGTGAAAGCCCTCAACAATTTCGATCCCAAATACGGCGTGCTCTTCTCTACCTACGCAGTGCCCATGATCATCGGCGAGATACGGCGCTATCTCCGCGAAAGCACCGCGCTCAAAGTCAGCCGCAGTATGCGGGACACGGCCTACCAAGTGATGCAAGCCAAGGAAGCGTTGCGCCTTGCGGACGTCTACGAGCCTACCTACGACCAAATCGCGGCCTATATCGGCATAGATACGTCCGAAATCGTATGCGCTTTGGACGCAATGGCCGACCCCATCTCCATCGACGAACCGGCTTTTGCCGACGGGGACGAATCCGCCACCGTGCGCGACCAGATAGCCGAATGCAAAGACCGCGAAGAAAAGATGGTAGAGCATATCGCTCTCGAAAAAGCCCTCACCTACCTGACGCCGAAAGAGCGCGAGATCATCGACCTTCGGTACTACCAAGGGCGCACGCAGACCGAAATATCGCGTATGCAAGGCGTCAGTCAAGCGCAAATCTCCCGCATAGAGTCGGCGGCCATACGGCGGCTAAGGCAATATATGCTGTAG
- the nrdR gene encoding transcriptional repressor NrdR, producing MKCNYCGCLDSKVIDSRMSEDGTSIRRRRECLKCKRRFTTYEMVEQSSIYVVKKNGGRQEFDAGKVRAGIVKACEKRPVPIYKIDRLVADVTKAVLNSGSNEVSTAHIGDLVMEGLKNIDDVAYVRYCSVYQEFKDIETFMAKISEILSKNNK from the coding sequence ATGAAATGCAATTATTGTGGTTGTTTGGACAGTAAAGTAATCGATAGCCGTATGTCCGAGGACGGCACGAGTATCCGCAGAAGACGCGAGTGTTTGAAGTGCAAGCGCCGCTTCACGACCTACGAGATGGTGGAGCAGTCTTCTATTTACGTCGTCAAGAAAAACGGCGGCAGGCAGGAGTTCGACGCGGGCAAAGTGCGCGCGGGCATCGTCAAGGCCTGCGAGAAGCGCCCCGTTCCCATCTACAAGATAGACCGCTTGGTGGCCGACGTCACCAAGGCCGTTTTGAATTCGGGCAGTAACGAGGTGTCCACCGCACACATCGGCGACTTGGTGATGGAAGGTCTGAAAAATATCGACGACGTGGCCTACGTGCGCTATTGTTCGGTCTATCAGGAGTTCAAGGATATCGAGACTTTTATGGCCAAAATCAGCGAGATTTTGAGCAAAAACAATAAATGA
- the frr gene encoding ribosome recycling factor, whose translation MENYDILEVLELFDKFETDLNKAVESYQYQLQQVRCGRANPHLLDKVRVSAYGSDVPLNQVGNINVPEARMIVISVWDNSLLKNVEKAILDSGIGITPSNDGRVIRLVFPELTLERRQQLVKEIKQGAENTKVMLRNARRDANELTKKLKKDNVITEDDVKNIEKDVDKMLQNYIAKVDAMFKEKETEITSV comes from the coding sequence ATGGAAAACTACGATATATTGGAAGTGTTGGAATTGTTCGACAAATTCGAGACAGACCTCAATAAGGCCGTGGAGTCCTATCAATATCAACTGCAACAAGTGCGTTGCGGCAGAGCCAATCCGCACCTGTTGGACAAAGTGCGCGTGTCCGCCTACGGCAGCGACGTGCCCCTCAATCAGGTGGGCAATATCAACGTGCCCGAGGCGCGTATGATCGTCATTTCCGTGTGGGATAATTCTTTGCTCAAAAACGTGGAGAAAGCCATTTTGGATTCGGGCATCGGCATCACGCCCTCCAACGACGGCAGAGTCATTCGCTTGGTGTTCCCCGAGTTGACCTTGGAGAGAAGACAGCAGTTGGTCAAAGAGATCAAGCAGGGTGCCGAAAACACCAAAGTCATGTTGCGCAACGCGCGCCGCGACGCCAACGAGTTGACCAAAAAACTCAAAAAGGACAACGTCATCACCGAGGATGACGTCAAGAATATCGAGAAGGACGTCGACAAGATGTTGCAGAACTACATCGCCAAAGTAGACGCGATGTTCAAAGAAAAGGAGACCGAGATCACCAGCGTGTAA
- a CDS encoding UMP kinase produces the protein MELKYKRILIKVSGEALSSAENIFDQDIIAKTVEELKAIYGMGVELGVVMGGGNIWRGREGREMDRPTADYMGMLATAVNGLCLEDALLRAGVKCKLMTAFRIDKVGELYDQRKAVEYLEEGNVLLFACGTGNPFFSTDSGAALRAAEIGVDAMLLAKNIDGIYDSDPRKNPNAKKLDEITYRDYLAQNLQVMDAAAVAICQDVGMPVVLFGLSEKDSIKRAVTGEKIGTLLH, from the coding sequence ATGGAATTGAAGTATAAACGCATCTTGATCAAAGTGAGCGGCGAGGCGTTGAGTTCGGCCGAAAATATCTTCGACCAGGACATTATCGCCAAGACGGTAGAAGAACTCAAAGCCATATACGGTATGGGCGTCGAACTCGGCGTCGTGATGGGCGGCGGCAATATTTGGCGCGGCCGCGAAGGGCGCGAGATGGACAGACCGACCGCCGATTATATGGGCATGTTGGCTACCGCCGTCAACGGGCTTTGCCTCGAGGACGCTTTGCTCAGAGCGGGCGTCAAGTGCAAGTTGATGACCGCTTTCCGCATCGACAAGGTAGGCGAGTTGTACGACCAACGCAAAGCGGTCGAATACCTCGAGGAGGGCAACGTGCTGTTGTTCGCCTGCGGTACGGGCAACCCCTTCTTCTCCACCGATTCGGGCGCGGCTTTGCGTGCCGCCGAGATCGGGGTGGACGCGATGCTGCTCGCCAAGAATATCGACGGCATTTATGACAGCGACCCCCGCAAAAACCCCAACGCCAAGAAGTTGGACGAGATAACCTATCGCGATTACCTCGCGCAAAACCTCCAGGTGATGGACGCCGCGGCCGTGGCCATTTGTCAGGACGTCGGTATGCCCGTGGTGCTCTTCGGATTGTCCGAAAAAGACAGTATCAAGCGCGCCGTCACGGGGGAGAAAATCGGCACCTTACTGCATTGA